Proteins co-encoded in one Leptodactylus fuscus isolate aLepFus1 chromosome 4, aLepFus1.hap2, whole genome shotgun sequence genomic window:
- the CLDN12 gene encoding claudin-12 yields MGCQEVHAVTLLAFVCGTASIAGLFTATLLPQWRQMKLYTYNRNEKNLTVSVGMWVKCIREEWSRECLIYDTKWYASVDQIDIRVLQFALPFSILTAASALVLCLTGICNTTFSSNVPNLKIARCVINSSGCHLVAGLLYILAGCISLTPSIWSIFYNDVLNRKYGPYFTYDIAVFVAIGSSGALYFTALLLFLWYCACKSLPSPFWQPLYSHPSSMHSYVAPSYASRSRMSAIEIDIPVVTHTA; encoded by the coding sequence ATGGGCTGCCAGGAAGTGCATGCGGTCACCCTACTGGCCTTTGTCTGCGGTACGGCCTCCATTGCGGGTCTTTTTACGGCCACCTTGTTGCCCCAATGGAGGCAGATGAAGCTGTACACCTACAACCGAAATGAGAAAAACTTGACGGTCAGCGTGGGCATGTGGGTGAAGTGCATCCGGGAGGAGTGGTCCAGGGAGTGCCTGATTTACGACACCAAGTGGTACGCCAGCGTCGACCAAATAGACATCCGCGTCCTCCAGTTCGCCCTCCCGTTCAGCATCCTGACAGCCGCCTCCGCCCTCGTCCTGTGCCTAACCGGAATATGTAACACCACCTTTAGCTCCAACGTGCCGAATCTAAAAATCGCCAGGTGCGTCATCAACAGTTCCGGCTGCCATCTTGTGGCGGGCTTGCTGTACATCCTGGCGGGTTGCATCAGTCTCACTCCATCCATATGGTCGATATTTTATAACGATGTTCTGAACAGGAAGTACGGGCCGTATTTTACCTACGACATTGCCGTCTTTGTCGCCATAGGTAGCTCCGGGGCCTTGTATTTCACAGCGCTGTTACTGTTTTTATGGTATTGTGCCTGTAAGTCTCTCCCGTCGCCATTTTGGCAGCCGCTCTACTCCCATCCCTCCAGCATGCACAGCTACGTCGCCCCTTCGTACGCCTCACGGTCCCGGATGTCGGCCATTGAAATAGACATTCCTGTAGTCACTCATACTGCCTAG